In the genome of Neisseria animaloris, one region contains:
- the narH gene encoding nitrate reductase subunit beta, whose translation MKIRAQVGMVLNLDKCIGCHTCSVTCKNVWTSRDGVEYAWFNNVETKPGIGFPKNWEDQNKWNGGWVRKPDGKLVPKQGGKLKILANIFANPNMPKIDDYYEPFTYDYEHLQNAPKMPTPPTARPISVLTGKKMDKVEWGPNWEDDLAGEFEKRAKDVLFEGIQKDMHAAFEQTFMMYLPRLCEHCLNPTCVASCPSGSIYKREDDGIVLIDQDKCRGWRMCVSGCPYKKIYYNWTSGKAEKCTFCYPRIEGGQPTVCSETCVGRIRYLGVLLYDADKIEQAASVANPQDLYEQQLGVFLNPHDPEVQREALKQGISQSWIDAAKQSPVYKMAMEWKVAFPLHPEYRTLPMVWYIPPLSPIQSAIENGLVGENGIIPSVDEMRIPLRYLANLLTAGKVEPIKFALERMIAMRRFKRGQVVHGETPEETLAGTGLTPEMVEDMYQIMAIANYEDRFVIPTSHKEMVENSFEDKSSCGFTFGNGCSGGGEENLFGKRKGTPIIFHGLRKDAEKNREEEGVH comes from the coding sequence ATGAAAATCAGAGCACAAGTCGGCATGGTTCTGAACTTAGACAAATGTATCGGCTGCCACACCTGCTCCGTTACCTGTAAAAACGTGTGGACTTCGCGCGACGGCGTGGAATATGCGTGGTTCAACAACGTGGAAACCAAGCCCGGCATCGGATTTCCGAAAAATTGGGAAGACCAAAATAAATGGAACGGCGGCTGGGTGCGCAAGCCCGACGGCAAGCTGGTGCCCAAGCAGGGCGGCAAGTTGAAGATTTTGGCAAATATTTTTGCCAACCCGAATATGCCGAAAATCGACGACTACTACGAGCCGTTTACCTACGACTACGAGCATCTGCAAAACGCGCCGAAAATGCCGACGCCGCCGACCGCGCGTCCGATTTCCGTGCTCACGGGCAAAAAAATGGACAAGGTGGAATGGGGTCCGAACTGGGAAGACGATTTGGCGGGCGAGTTTGAGAAGCGGGCGAAAGACGTGCTGTTTGAAGGCATTCAGAAAGACATGCACGCCGCGTTTGAGCAAACCTTCATGATGTATTTGCCGCGCCTGTGCGAACATTGTTTGAACCCGACCTGTGTGGCTTCCTGCCCGTCCGGTAGTATTTACAAGCGCGAAGACGACGGCATCGTGTTGATCGACCAAGACAAATGCCGCGGCTGGCGCATGTGCGTATCCGGCTGCCCCTACAAAAAAATCTACTACAACTGGACTTCGGGCAAGGCCGAAAAATGCACGTTCTGCTACCCGCGTATCGAAGGCGGCCAGCCGACCGTGTGTTCCGAAACCTGCGTAGGCCGCATCCGTTATTTGGGCGTGCTGCTGTATGACGCAGACAAAATCGAACAGGCCGCTTCGGTAGCCAACCCGCAGGATTTATACGAACAGCAATTGGGCGTGTTCTTGAATCCGCACGACCCTGAAGTGCAACGAGAAGCCTTGAAACAGGGCATCAGCCAAAGCTGGATTGATGCGGCCAAACAATCGCCGGTGTACAAAATGGCGATGGAGTGGAAAGTGGCATTCCCGCTGCACCCCGAATACCGCACTTTGCCGATGGTTTGGTATATCCCGCCTTTATCGCCGATTCAGTCTGCCATCGAAAACGGTTTGGTGGGCGAAAACGGCATCATTCCGAGTGTGGACGAAATGCGTATTCCGTTGCGCTATCTGGCCAATCTGCTCACCGCCGGCAAAGTGGAACCGATTAAATTCGCGCTGGAGCGCATGATTGCCATGCGCCGTTTCAAACGCGGTCAAGTGGTACACGGCGAAACGCCGGAGGAAACGCTGGCAGGCACCGGCCTCACGCCCGAAATGGTGGAAGACATGTATCAAATTATGGCGATTGCTAATTATGAAGACCGCTTTGTGATTCCGACTTCGCACAAAGAAATGGTGGAAAACAGCTTTGAAGACAAATCGAGCTGCGGCTTCACTTTCGGCAACGGCTGTTCCGGAGGCGGCGAAGAAAACTTGTTCGGCAAACGCAAAGGCACACCGATTATCTTCCACGGCCTGCGTAAAGATGCCGAGAAAAACCGCGAAGAAGAAGGAGTCCACTGA
- a CDS encoding pirin family protein, whose translation MQTIYHPADSRGFANHGWLKSAHTFSFANYYDPERMGFGVLRVINDDFVEGGQGFGTHPHRDMEIISVPLSGDLAHRDSMGNGSIIKNGDVQVMSAGTGVTHSEMNANRDQAVKFLQIWVLPRKNNVAPRYQQITIANEAKPDDFQQILSPNADDAGVWIHQNAWFSLARFSEGTQKRYDVKREGNGVYVFVIKGKAKVGGIELGERDGLGLWETDGFDVEALGDAEILLMDVPMDVEANINQLH comes from the coding sequence ATGCAAACTATATACCATCCGGCCGATTCACGCGGCTTTGCCAATCACGGTTGGCTGAAAAGCGCACACACTTTCAGCTTCGCCAACTATTACGACCCCGAGCGCATGGGCTTCGGCGTGCTGCGTGTGATTAATGATGATTTTGTAGAAGGCGGCCAAGGCTTCGGCACCCACCCGCACCGCGACATGGAAATCATTTCCGTGCCCTTGAGCGGCGATTTGGCCCACCGCGACAGCATGGGCAACGGCAGCATCATCAAAAACGGTGATGTGCAGGTTATGTCGGCCGGCACCGGCGTTACCCACAGCGAAATGAACGCCAACCGCGACCAAGCTGTGAAATTCCTGCAAATTTGGGTGTTGCCCCGCAAAAACAACGTAGCGCCCCGCTATCAGCAAATCACGATTGCCAACGAAGCCAAACCCGACGACTTCCAGCAAATCCTGTCTCCCAATGCTGATGACGCAGGCGTGTGGATTCACCAAAACGCTTGGTTTTCGCTGGCACGTTTTTCAGAAGGCACCCAAAAGCGTTACGATGTAAAACGCGAAGGCAACGGCGTGTATGTATTTGTGATTAAAGGTAAAGCCAAAGTAGGCGGTATCGAGTTGGGCGAGCGCGACGGCTTGGGCTTGTGGGAAACCGACGGCTTTGACGTAGAGGCTTTGGGCGATGCGGAAATCCTGTTGATGGACGTACCGATGGATGTGGAAGCCAATATCAACCAGTTACACTAA
- a CDS encoding nitroreductase family protein — protein MSVVQTLQQAAENRRSVYALNKNLPVNKEEVVKIVEHAVKHTPSAFNSQSTRFVVLFGAEHEKLWDITIAELRKIVPAENFQATEDKLNMFKAAAGSVLFFEDENVVKGLQEQFPAYAAGFPVWAGHSDAMSQYAIWTALAAVNVGANLQHYTPIIDAEVAKTWNLPANWKMSAQLVFGGITEPAGDKSFAPAEDRLKVYGL, from the coding sequence ATGTCTGTTGTACAAACTTTGCAGCAAGCTGCTGAGAACCGCCGTTCTGTTTACGCGCTGAACAAAAATCTGCCCGTAAACAAAGAAGAAGTAGTAAAAATCGTTGAGCACGCCGTAAAACACACACCGTCTGCGTTCAACTCGCAATCTACCCGTTTCGTTGTGTTATTCGGTGCCGAACATGAAAAACTGTGGGACATCACCATTGCCGAACTGCGCAAGATCGTTCCTGCCGAAAACTTCCAAGCTACCGAAGACAAACTGAACATGTTTAAAGCGGCTGCCGGCAGCGTGTTGTTCTTTGAAGATGAAAATGTTGTTAAAGGCCTGCAAGAGCAGTTCCCTGCTTATGCCGCCGGTTTCCCCGTATGGGCAGGTCACAGCGATGCCATGAGCCAATACGCTATTTGGACTGCGCTGGCTGCGGTAAACGTAGGTGCCAACCTGCAACACTACACCCCGATTATTGATGCCGAAGTGGCTAAAACTTGGAATCTGCCGGCCAACTGGAAAATGAGCGCCCAGCTCGTATTCGGCGGCATCACCGAGCCTGCAGGCGATAAATCTTTTGCTCCCGCAGAAGACCGCCTGAAAGTTTACGGCCTGTAA
- a CDS encoding hydrolase, whose protein sequence is MSNKFLDLLTPENSQLIFIDHQPQMAFGVQSIDRQTLKNNVVALAKSAKVFNIPTIITTVETEGFSGHTYPELLSVFPENKILERTSMNSWDDQNVRDALAANGRKKVIVAGLWTEVCNLGFALAAAAEGNYDIYMVADASGGTTVEAHEYAMQRMIQAGIIPVTWQQVLLEWQRDWARKETYDAVLDIVKEHSGAYGMGVDYAYTMVHKAPERVQHGERIGPNPAK, encoded by the coding sequence ATGTCAAACAAATTTTTAGACTTGTTAACCCCTGAAAACAGCCAGCTGATTTTCATCGACCACCAGCCGCAAATGGCCTTCGGCGTACAATCTATCGACCGTCAAACCCTGAAAAACAATGTGGTTGCATTGGCCAAATCAGCTAAAGTATTCAACATCCCCACCATCATCACTACTGTTGAAACCGAAGGCTTTTCCGGCCACACTTATCCTGAATTGTTGAGCGTATTCCCCGAGAACAAAATTCTCGAGCGCACTTCAATGAACTCTTGGGACGACCAAAACGTGCGTGATGCTTTGGCTGCAAACGGCCGTAAAAAAGTTATCGTAGCAGGCTTGTGGACAGAAGTATGTAACTTGGGCTTTGCTCTGGCTGCCGCTGCCGAAGGCAACTATGATATCTACATGGTGGCAGATGCATCAGGCGGCACAACGGTAGAAGCACACGAATACGCTATGCAGCGCATGATTCAAGCGGGCATTATTCCCGTAACTTGGCAACAAGTTTTGCTCGAATGGCAACGTGACTGGGCCCGTAAAGAAACCTACGATGCCGTATTGGATATCGTTAAAGAACATTCCGGCGCATACGGCATGGGTGTGGATTACGCCTACACTATGGTTCACAAAGCACCCGAGCGCGTGCAACACGGCGAACGTATCGGCCCTAACCCTGCCAAGTAA
- a CDS encoding DUF1427 family protein — protein sequence MKLYVFSFGAGILVGVIYYLLNVRSPAPPVVALLGLLGMLLGEQIIPLSKQFFSPQTSISQTAHSQDQNHNKE from the coding sequence ATGAAGTTGTATGTGTTTTCTTTCGGAGCCGGAATATTGGTTGGTGTGATTTACTACCTGCTTAATGTACGCTCCCCCGCACCGCCCGTTGTGGCCTTGCTAGGGCTTTTGGGCATGTTGCTGGGCGAACAAATAATTCCGCTCTCCAAACAATTTTTTTCTCCGCAAACATCTATCTCCCAAACCGCACACTCACAAGACCAGAATCACAATAAGGAGTAA
- a CDS encoding amidohydrolase, which yields MTTQIDTIFYNGEFTTLDRSKPVAQAVAVADGKFAAVGSNSEILAMAGENTRRIDLQGRSVLPGLFDNHTHIIRGGLNYNMELRWDGVRSLADAMAMLKAQVDITPAPQWVRVVGGFTEHQFIEKRLPTIEEINAVAPDTPVFILHLYDRALLNAAALRAVGYTKDTPEPPGGEIKRDSKGNPTGLLLAKPNAMILYSTLAKGPKLPFDYQVNSTRHFMRELNRLGVTGVIDAGGGFQNYPDDYEVIRKLAEENQLTVRIAYNLFTQKPKEEKEDFLKWTSSVTYKQGDDYFRHNGAGEMLVFSAADFEDFRQPRPEMPPEMEGELEEVVRILAQNKWPWRMHATYDETITRALDVFEKVNRDIPLEGINWFFDHAETVSQKSIDRIAELGGGIAVQHRMAYQGEYFAERYGTAAAANTPPVKRILESGVKVSAGTDATRVASYNPWVSLSWLISGKTVGGMKLYPQANLLDRETALRMWTENVAWFSNEVGKRGRIEVGHLADMMVPSKDFFSVPEDEIPFLTSDLTVVGGRVVYGAGSFSDLDTPPPPAMPDWSPVHKYRGYGAWGDPEGAGKNSLAPLRQQAIASCSCASACGLHGHDHARAWASSAPVSDLQGFFGALGCSCWAV from the coding sequence ATGACGACACAAATCGACACAATTTTCTATAACGGCGAATTTACGACTTTAGACCGCTCCAAGCCGGTTGCCCAAGCCGTTGCCGTTGCCGACGGAAAATTTGCCGCAGTCGGCAGCAACAGCGAAATTTTAGCGATGGCGGGCGAGAATACCCGCCGCATCGACCTGCAAGGCCGCAGCGTTTTACCCGGCCTTTTCGACAACCACACCCATATCATCCGCGGCGGCCTCAATTACAACATGGAACTGCGTTGGGACGGCGTACGTTCGCTGGCCGATGCCATGGCCATGCTCAAAGCACAAGTCGATATTACGCCTGCGCCGCAATGGGTTCGCGTGGTCGGCGGTTTTACCGAGCACCAATTCATCGAAAAACGCCTGCCCACTATTGAAGAAATCAATGCGGTTGCGCCCGATACGCCGGTGTTCATCCTGCATTTATACGACCGTGCTTTGCTCAATGCAGCCGCATTACGCGCCGTCGGCTACACCAAAGACACCCCCGAACCGCCCGGAGGCGAAATCAAACGCGATTCGAAAGGCAACCCCACCGGCCTGTTGCTGGCCAAACCGAATGCCATGATTCTGTATTCGACTTTGGCAAAAGGCCCCAAACTGCCGTTTGATTACCAAGTCAACTCCACCCGCCATTTCATGCGTGAGCTGAACCGTTTGGGCGTAACCGGTGTGATTGATGCCGGCGGCGGCTTCCAAAATTATCCCGACGATTACGAAGTGATCCGCAAGCTGGCCGAAGAAAACCAACTCACCGTACGCATCGCCTATAACCTCTTCACGCAAAAACCGAAAGAGGAAAAAGAAGACTTCCTCAAATGGACTTCTTCGGTGACCTACAAACAGGGCGATGATTATTTCCGCCACAACGGCGCCGGCGAGATGTTGGTATTTTCTGCCGCCGACTTTGAAGATTTCCGCCAGCCCCGCCCCGAGATGCCGCCCGAAATGGAAGGCGAATTGGAAGAAGTGGTGCGCATTCTGGCGCAAAACAAATGGCCGTGGCGCATGCACGCGACTTATGATGAAACCATTACCCGTGCCTTGGATGTATTTGAAAAGGTTAACCGCGATATTCCGCTGGAAGGCATCAACTGGTTCTTCGACCATGCCGAAACCGTATCGCAAAAATCCATCGACCGCATTGCCGAGCTGGGTGGCGGTATTGCCGTGCAGCACCGCATGGCCTATCAAGGCGAATACTTTGCCGAACGCTACGGCACGGCTGCCGCGGCTAACACACCGCCGGTGAAACGCATTCTCGAAAGCGGCGTGAAAGTGTCGGCCGGTACCGATGCCACCCGTGTGGCTTCTTACAATCCGTGGGTATCCTTGTCTTGGTTGATCAGCGGCAAAACCGTTGGCGGTATGAAACTCTATCCGCAAGCCAATTTGCTCGACCGCGAAACCGCTTTGCGCATGTGGACGGAAAATGTGGCATGGTTCTCCAACGAAGTCGGCAAGCGCGGCCGCATCGAAGTAGGCCATTTGGCCGACATGATGGTGCCGAGCAAAGACTTTTTCAGCGTGCCGGAAGACGAAATCCCGTTCTTAACCTCGGATCTGACCGTGGTGGGCGGTCGTGTCGTTTACGGCGCAGGCAGCTTCTCTGATTTGGACACCCCGCCGCCGCCTGCCATGCCCGATTGGTCGCCGGTACACAAATACCGCGGCTACGGCGCATGGGGCGACCCCGAAGGTGCCGGTAAAAACTCGCTCGCACCGCTGCGCCAACAAGCCATCGCTTCATGCAGTTGCGCCAGCGCGTGCGGTCTGCACGGCCACGATCATGCCCGCGCATGGGCATCGTCGGCACCCGTTTCAGACCTGCAAGGTTTCTTCGGCGCACTCGGCTGCTCGTGCTGGGCCGTCTGA
- a CDS encoding pirin family protein, which translates to MNTEKLPAKIKDVGGIPVARLLPQGKRRTIGAWCFLDHAGPAEFGADEDGMQVGAHPHTNLQTFTWMLEGEVWHQDSLGYRQLIRPKQVNLMTAGTGDTRGISHTEQTPEGINTLHAVQLWIALPTHQEIEPDFQHYPELPEWHENGVDYILTTGSYGGHTAPTKQFSPLVGVDIRFQTARTLEIPAHSGWEYGILVLAGSVEADGLRATADEMMVFTNGNTDGVIRIQAEAGTHIMLLGGEPLPHPTLFWWNFVADNPDSLRRAVADWNSGHPRFGDIDLSGSKLSRLPSPEAPDHLR; encoded by the coding sequence ATGAACACAGAAAAACTTCCTGCCAAAATCAAAGATGTCGGCGGTATTCCTGTTGCCCGCCTGTTGCCGCAGGGCAAACGCCGTACCATCGGCGCATGGTGTTTTCTCGACCATGCCGGCCCCGCCGAATTCGGTGCGGACGAAGACGGTATGCAGGTAGGCGCGCACCCGCACACCAATCTGCAAACCTTCACTTGGATGCTGGAAGGCGAAGTGTGGCATCAAGACAGCCTCGGCTACCGCCAACTGATCCGTCCCAAGCAGGTCAACTTGATGACTGCCGGCACGGGCGACACGCGCGGCATCAGCCATACCGAGCAAACCCCCGAAGGCATCAACACCCTGCATGCCGTTCAATTGTGGATTGCCTTGCCGACCCATCAGGAAATCGAACCCGATTTCCAACACTATCCCGAACTGCCCGAATGGCACGAAAACGGTGTCGATTACATCTTAACCACCGGCAGCTACGGCGGCCATACTGCGCCGACCAAACAATTCAGCCCGCTGGTCGGCGTGGATATCCGTTTTCAGACGGCCCGTACTTTGGAAATACCCGCCCACTCAGGCTGGGAATACGGCATCCTCGTACTCGCCGGCAGCGTAGAAGCCGACGGCTTACGCGCGACCGCCGATGAAATGATGGTATTCACCAACGGCAATACAGACGGCGTTATCCGCATTCAGGCCGAAGCAGGAACACATATCATGCTGCTTGGCGGCGAACCTTTGCCGCACCCGACCCTGTTTTGGTGGAATTTCGTAGCTGACAACCCCGATTCGCTCCGCCGTGCCGTTGCCGATTGGAACAGCGGCCACCCGCGTTTCGGCGATATCGATTTATCCGGCAGCAAACTCAGCCGTCTGCCTTCTCCGGAAGCGCCCGACCATTTGCGCTAA
- a CDS encoding MFS transporter, whose protein sequence is MTQHRPSAAETSGSSFAPLRQTLFVVLWIATILGNTGSFIRDVASSWLMTDLSPSPAAVAMVQAAATLPVFLLAIPAGVLSDILDRRKFLIGIQILLAGVSAGLMLLSASGMQSVASLIALTFLGGIGAALMGPTWQAIVPELVDKKDLKNAVALNSLGVNIARAIGPALGGLILAGAGAAFAYGADVLSYVFVISALLWWKRPKTQRDELSEQFGGAFRAGLRYVRASRELHIVLLRAFVFFAIASSVWALLPLVARQLLNGSAGFYGILLGAVGAGAILGAVIMPRLRSRLSADGLLLLAAGVTAAVMAVLAAAPPKWLAVVVLLLLGASWITALTTLNGVAQSILPNWVRGRSLAVYLTVFNGAMTAGSLLWGSVASLIGIPLTLLAGAVALVVSALVAHRIKLPQGENDLSPSNHWPEPLTVSRPANDRGPVLIQIEYRIRLEDREAFIRAITALSAERHRDGAYQWGVSEDTADPSMMLEWFLVESWAEHLRQHKRVSKTDANLQNAVKRFHQGETPPQVRHFVSCGK, encoded by the coding sequence ATGACCCAACACCGTCCGTCTGCCGCCGAAACTTCCGGCAGCAGCTTCGCCCCGTTACGGCAAACTTTGTTTGTCGTGTTATGGATAGCCACCATTTTAGGCAACACCGGCAGCTTTATCCGCGATGTTGCCAGCTCGTGGCTGATGACCGATTTATCGCCTTCGCCTGCCGCCGTTGCCATGGTGCAAGCCGCCGCCACTCTGCCGGTGTTTCTGCTAGCCATTCCCGCCGGCGTGCTTTCCGATATTCTCGACCGCCGCAAATTCTTAATCGGCATTCAGATTCTGCTCGCCGGTGTCAGCGCCGGACTGATGCTGCTCTCGGCAAGCGGTATGCAGTCGGTTGCCTCGCTGATTGCGCTCACCTTCCTCGGCGGTATCGGTGCCGCACTGATGGGGCCGACTTGGCAGGCCATCGTACCGGAACTGGTTGATAAAAAAGATTTGAAAAACGCCGTAGCTTTGAACTCTCTCGGCGTAAACATTGCCCGCGCCATCGGCCCCGCACTCGGCGGTTTGATTTTGGCCGGAGCGGGTGCGGCTTTCGCCTACGGTGCCGACGTATTGAGCTATGTGTTTGTGATCAGCGCATTACTGTGGTGGAAACGCCCTAAAACCCAACGCGACGAGCTTTCCGAACAATTCGGCGGGGCGTTCCGTGCCGGATTGCGCTATGTGCGTGCCAGCCGCGAGCTGCACATCGTTTTGCTGCGTGCCTTTGTCTTCTTTGCCATCGCCAGCTCGGTTTGGGCTTTGCTACCTTTGGTGGCACGACAACTTCTCAACGGTAGTGCGGGCTTTTACGGCATCTTGCTGGGTGCGGTAGGCGCGGGCGCGATTCTCGGTGCCGTGATCATGCCGCGCTTGCGCAGCCGTTTGAGTGCCGACGGCCTACTGCTTTTGGCCGCAGGCGTAACCGCTGCCGTGATGGCCGTTTTGGCCGCCGCACCGCCCAAATGGTTGGCGGTGGTGGTATTGTTGTTGCTCGGCGCGTCGTGGATTACCGCTTTAACCACACTCAACGGCGTGGCACAAAGCATTCTGCCCAACTGGGTGCGCGGCCGCTCGTTGGCGGTTTACCTCACCGTATTCAACGGCGCCATGACTGCCGGCAGCTTGTTATGGGGCAGCGTTGCCAGCCTTATCGGCATCCCCTTGACCTTGCTTGCAGGTGCGGTGGCATTGGTGGTTTCCGCATTGGTAGCGCACCGCATCAAACTGCCGCAAGGCGAAAACGACTTAAGCCCGTCTAACCATTGGCCCGAACCGCTCACCGTATCTCGCCCTGCCAACGACCGCGGGCCGGTGCTGATTCAAATCGAATACCGCATCCGCCTCGAAGACCGCGAAGCGTTTATCCGCGCCATTACCGCGCTTTCGGCCGAACGCCACCGCGACGGAGCCTACCAATGGGGCGTGAGCGAAGACACCGCCGATCCTTCCATGATGCTCGAATGGTTCTTGGTCGAATCGTGGGCGGAACACTTGCGCCAGCACAAACGCGTTTCTAAAACCGACGCCAACCTGCAAAACGCAGTAAAACGCTTCCACCAAGGCGAAACACCGCCGCAAGTGCGTCACTTCGTTTCTTGCGGTAAATAA
- a CDS encoding YceI family protein — translation MSAVFLSALATTAGAATYQIDGHHTNARFGIDHFNTSTNVGGFYNLSGTLEFDPAKRTGSIDLSIPVNSIQTGSQEFTNHLKSADLFNAAKYPEIRFTSTKFNFNGKKLLSVDGKLTMLGKTHPVKLKAQKFNCYDSPILKTQVCGGDFTTTIDRTKWDINYLVDAGMTKQVALTIQIEAGKK, via the coding sequence ATTTCCGCTGTGTTTTTAAGCGCATTGGCTACGACTGCCGGCGCAGCGACTTATCAGATTGACGGCCATCACACCAATGCCCGTTTCGGTATCGACCATTTCAATACCAGCACCAACGTCGGCGGTTTTTACAATTTGAGCGGTACTCTGGAGTTCGATCCCGCCAAACGCACCGGTTCGATAGACTTGAGCATTCCTGTGAACTCCATTCAAACCGGCAGTCAAGAGTTTACCAATCACCTGAAATCGGCCGACTTATTCAATGCGGCCAAATACCCCGAAATCCGCTTTACCTCAACCAAGTTTAATTTCAACGGCAAAAAACTGTTGTCGGTTGACGGCAAGCTCACTATGCTGGGCAAAACCCATCCGGTTAAGCTCAAAGCACAAAAATTCAACTGCTACGACAGCCCGATTCTCAAAACCCAAGTTTGCGGCGGCGATTTCACCACCACCATCGACCGCACCAAATGGGACATCAATTATCTGGTTGATGCCGGTATGACCAAACAGGTCGCACTGACCATCCAAATCGAAGCCGGCAAGAAATAA
- a CDS encoding LysR family transcriptional regulator: MDTFLSMKVFRQVIENGSFTKAAERMDLSPAMVSKHVRHLESSIGAKLLLRNTRSLSLTEAGTEYYRQCAYALDTLDQAAQKAASGVEQAQGLLRLTAPVWFASSQFAQWLTEYSEQYPDITLEVVLDNRHKDLVGDGFDLALRASDEPAPSLIVRRLGTVNMLLCASATFIERYGLPETLEQAAASPAVLPGYVDMRVRTLRHLKSGESEELRLKPVFTSNNSVMVYQMILAGRGIGYGPDCLICDDLAKGKLVRLLPDYSMPSHPLYAAYADRQYLSAKVRSFIDFISGKLGQPNPFLR, from the coding sequence TTGGATACTTTTTTAAGCATGAAAGTTTTTCGCCAAGTTATTGAAAATGGAAGCTTTACCAAAGCAGCGGAGCGTATGGATTTGTCTCCGGCGATGGTCAGCAAACATGTGCGCCATTTGGAAAGCAGCATTGGGGCAAAGCTGTTGCTGCGCAATACCCGTAGTTTGAGCTTAACGGAAGCGGGAACCGAGTACTACCGCCAATGCGCTTATGCTTTGGATACGTTGGATCAAGCGGCACAGAAAGCGGCTTCAGGCGTGGAACAGGCTCAGGGTTTGCTGCGGTTGACGGCACCGGTATGGTTCGCTTCCTCGCAATTCGCACAATGGTTGACCGAATATTCCGAACAGTATCCCGATATTACGTTGGAAGTGGTTTTAGACAACCGTCACAAAGATTTGGTAGGCGACGGCTTCGATCTTGCGCTGCGTGCATCCGATGAACCTGCTCCGTCTCTGATTGTACGCAGGCTCGGCACAGTCAATATGCTGCTGTGTGCTTCGGCAACTTTTATCGAGCGTTACGGTCTACCCGAAACCTTGGAACAAGCGGCGGCCTCTCCTGCCGTTTTGCCGGGATATGTCGATATGCGGGTGCGTACGCTCCGGCATCTTAAAAGCGGTGAAAGTGAAGAGTTGCGCCTCAAGCCGGTGTTTACCAGTAACAACAGCGTAATGGTTTATCAGATGATTTTAGCGGGGCGCGGTATCGGTTACGGGCCCGACTGCTTGATTTGCGACGATTTGGCCAAAGGCAAGCTGGTTCGGCTGCTGCCCGATTATTCGATGCCTTCCCACCCGCTTTATGCAGCTTATGCCGACCGCCAATACTTGAGTGCGAAAGTTCGCAGTTTTATTGATTTCATCAGCGGTAAACTCGGCCAGCCTAATCCATTTCTTCGGTAA